Below is a window of Candidatus Blochmanniella vafra str. BVAF DNA.
GTTATATCTAAAATTTAATCTAGACATAAATATATGCCTACATGGATTGATGGAAAAATTATTTCTATTACACACTGGACAAATAATCTATTTAGTATTGTGATAAATGCTAAAACTGATAAATTTATCGCAGGACAATTCTCTAAGATAGGATTAAAAATTAATAATAAGATAATACAACGCGCATACTCTTATATTAATTCTCCAAACAGTCCAAACTTAGAATTTTATATTAGTAAAGTAATCTCTGGAAAATTAACTACTTTACTATATTCTTTATCTTCTGAAGATACTATACTAATCTCTAAGGAGTCATACGGACAATTTACAATTAATACAATTCCTATTTCTAATAATTATTATTTTCTATGGATGATTGCAACAGGAACAGGAATAAGCCCATATCTATCTATACTTGATAGTTTTGACAATAGACTCAATCATTTTTCAAAAATTATATTAGTTCACGCAACTAAATACTCCAAAAATTTAAATTATTTGCATAAAATGCACACATTAAAAAAACTGTATAAAAAAAAACTAATCATACAAACCATTCTTAGCCAAGAACAAACTTCTCATTCATTATATGGTCGAATACCGATTTTAATAGAGAATAATACTTTAGAAAAAAGCATAGGACTATACTTAAATAATAAAAGTCATATAATGCTTTGCGGAAACCCTCATATGATACTAGATACTAAAACAATACTATACAAAAAGTATGGAATAAAAAACTGCCCCAAAAATAAGATAAAACGCATCACTCAAGAACGATACTGGTAATAATATTTCAATCTTTTATATTCAGCAATATAATATAAATATCAATATTTTCCATCATTCTCAATCTTTAAATAAAATTTAATAATTGCTTCACTTAATCATTTTAATAAAACATAATAAACAAATATACTCTAATTTAAATTAACCCATATCATTCTATTATTAGAAATCACCTTGATTTATAACAATTTTTTTACTATATTTAAATAAGAATATATATACAAAAATAATACGTCTATTTTTTTATTTTAAAGTAAAAAAGAGAAAACTGTATGACATCCCCATTAATAATAGGTAATTGGAAACTAAATGGCACACGACAAAAAATACAAGAATCATTATCTATTTTAACTAAAGAAAAAATAATTCAATATAAAAAACATATTGATGTAGCTATAGCTCCTCCTATAGTATATCTAAGTTTAGTTAATGATTACCTATTAAAAAATTGCACCTACTTTTCTAATCAAACTAAGCACAAATATATTGAATTATGCGCTCAAAATGTCGACATTAATTTATCAGGTGCATTCACTGGAGATATCTCAGCAGCAATGCTAAAAGATTTAGGAGTAAAATATGTCCTTATTGGACATTCTGAACGCAGAAAATATCACAAAGAAAATACTACATATATCGCAAAAAAAATCACTACTGTAAAAAAAATAAAATTAATACCTATTTTATGTATTGGAGAAAACCAACAAGACTACGACTCTGGATCCACACAACTAACATGCGCTTATCAAATTGACTCTGTAATTAACTTAACAGGAATACAGGCATTTAAAAATACAATTATTGCTTACGAGCCTATATGGGCAATCGGTAATGGAATAAATGTATGCCCAAAACATGTACAATCAATTCATGAATTTATACGACAACGCATTGCTCTACATGATACACACATAGCAAAACAAATATTAATACAATACGGCGGTTCCGTAAATTTAAATAATGCTATTCAACTTCTTGAACAAAAAGACGTCAATGGATTATTAATTGGAGCTGCTTCTTTAAACATGAACACTTTTATTCAAATTATACAAACTATTGAACAATATCTTCAAAATAAACTTTACTAATCTACTATCATAATTTAAATTGTGAACTATTTCCTATGTGATTAAAATAATCTTTTTGCTGTCCTAAAAAAATCTTGTCGAAATGGTCGATGAACACATTGTTGTATAATACTACTAATATCATTATATACTAATTTTTCATTTTGAATTCCAATACAACACCCACTACATCCCTGTAATAACAATTCAACAGAATACACCCCCATTCTAGATCCTAAAATACGATCATACGCAACTGGTTTTCCCCCACGTTGAATATATCCTAAAACAGTGGCTCGAGTTTCCTTTCCGGTTTTTTTCTCAATATACTTTGCTAAATCAAATACATTACAAATATGCTCAGTAATAGCAACTATTGCATGTTTTTTACCCTTAGCAATATCAAATTTGACTTTATTAACTAAATCTTGCACTTCAAATTTTAATTCAGGTACAACAACAAATTCACAACCTCCTGCTATAGCTGCTGCTATAGTTAAATCTCCACAATAACGACCCATAACCTCCACAATAGAAACACGTTGATGTGAAGAAGAAGTATCCCGTAACCGATCAATTGCCTCAATAATTGTTTCTAAAGCTGTAAAATAACCAATAGTATAATCTGTTCCAGAAACATCATTATCAATAGTCCCAGGTAATCCAATACAAGGACATCCCATATCACTTAACTTTTTTGCACCAATATAAGACCCATCCCCACCTATAATCACTAGAGCATCAAGATTACGTTTTTTAATGTTACGCACAACCTTTTCTCTAATAGTATATTTTCTAAAATCCGGAAAACGAGAAGATCCAAGAAACGTACCACCTCTATTAATTATATCTGATACACTACAATGATTTAATAAAATCATACGATTTTGGAATAATCCCAAATAACCATCATATATACCATAAACTTCTAAACCTTCAGACAACCCCGTACGAACGACTCCCCGAATAGCTGCATTCATCCCAGGAGAATCTCCACCACTTGTCAATACTCCTATTCTTTTTATCATATATACCAATTTTCAATTAATTATACTCAATCCCACCTTAATCACACTAAAACAATGCTATATATACACATGAATATTTTCAAAAAATAACCTTTACACAAATTTTAATCTTAAAAACTACATATAAATATTATCCATACAATTCTAATAACAAATAAATCTATTCCATTTTCATAAAAAATGAAAAAGTAAAAAATATAACAACATACCCATTCTTTTATTTTTTATAAAATAAGATCAATGCTCTACGTTTAATAATTTACTTTAATAAAATAATTCTCCTTATAGGACATATCTAATTTTATAACTTTCACTGCTTATACACTAACTAACTAATTGAGCAGATTTCCCAGTAACTGTAGAATAAGGAGGGACTGAATGTAACACAATTGAACCAGCACCTATTTTTGCTCCACAACCTATTTCAATATTACCTAAAACAATGGCTCCAGCTCCAATTAATACATCTTGCTTTATTTTTGGATGACGATTCCCCTGAATTTTACCAGTACTACCTAATGTAACCGATTGCATTATAGAAACATTATTTTCTATTACTGCTGTCTCTCCTATCACCACTCCAGTTGCATGATCCAACATAATTCCACGTCCAATCTTAGCAGCAGGATGAATATCAACATTAAAAATAACAGAAATACAATTATAAAAATACATAGCTAACTCTTCACGATTATTATTCCATAACCAATGAATAATGCGATATGCTTGTAATGCATGAAATCCTTTAAAATATAAAAAAGGAGTAATATATTTTGATACAGATGGATCATTCAAACGAATTACATATACATCCCATGCCGCAGAAATAACAATATCATTATCATCTTCATATATATTTTTCAACATACCAATTAAATCATTTTTTTTTATATCTACATTACTTAACTTTGTAGACAACATATAAACTAAGGCATCCTTAAAACTGTTATGTTTTAATAAAAACATATATAAAAAATTCATCAATAAAGGTTCAGAATTCAACAATAATTTAGCTTCAAATATCATATTACTCCAAACCATATCTATTTTATTTACAACCATACACCTCCTTAAAAATAATAAATCAATATAATTTAACTTGAAATTTCTATTTCATCAACATATGTTTGTCTCAACAATTCATAGACCGACTCATAAATATTTTTATTTTCATATAAAATCTGATATATTTGATTGGTAATAGGCATAATAACCTTATGTTTAATAGATAACATGTGTATTGCTTTCGCACTATACACCCCCTCTATTACCTGACCTATTTTTTTTCTAGCTTGATCAATATTTATCCCTTCCCCTAACAAGACACCAAAACGACGATTACGCGATTGATTATCAATACAAGTCAATACCAAATCTCCTAATCCAGCTAATCCTGAAAATACGCTATCAGTAGCACCCATCGCAACTCCTAATCTAGACATTTCAGCTAAACCTCGAGTAATTAAAGCAGTTCTAGCATTAGCCCCAAACCCTAATCCATCAGATATGCCTACGCCAATTGCAATAACATTCTTTACAGCTCCTGCTACCTGAACCCCAACAACATCAGTATTTCTATATACTCGAAGATTTTTAACAGAAAATAATAGTTTTTGAATATCATAACTAAAATCAACATCATTAGATGTCAAAGTTATTGCAGTAGGCAAACCTATAGCAAGTTCTCGAGCAAAAGTTGGACCAGAAATTATAGCAAAAGAAACATTATTCCCCAAAACATCATCAACTACATCCTTTAATAATCGACCAGTATTAGGCTCCAAACCCTTAGAAGCAATAATAACACGAATTTTATCTGTCAAATTTATCTTTATCTTTAACAACACACAACTAAAAACGTAACTAGGAACAGCAATTAGAATGTTCTTAGAAACACTTAAGGCTATCGATAAAGACTTCTCTAAATATAACAAAGGAGGAAAAGGAATATTAGGTAAATTAATTGGATTAGATCGATTACTTTTAAGTATCTCAATATGTTTAGAATTATGTCCCCATAACACAACTGCATTACCACCTTTAGATAAAGCAACAGCTATCGCTGTTCCATATGCTCCAGCTCCAATCACAGTAATAGCAATTGGTTTTTGCGCTAAACTCAGGATACACAATGATCTAACCAACTTATAAAATATGCAACTAATTGTAGTAAACTACCTTTTTTTTAAATAAAAACACTTCATTATAAAACTTCACCATAATCTATCTCAATTTACTAACTCATACTCCACAATACAAAACATTTTAAAAAATAAAAATTCAGACTCTCCCTATTTTAAAATATACAAATTTTTTTTTAATAAAATCTCAAAAAATCTAGCTCAA
It encodes the following:
- the tpiA gene encoding triose-phosphate isomerase, producing MTSPLIIGNWKLNGTRQKIQESLSILTKEKIIQYKKHIDVAIAPPIVYLSLVNDYLLKNCTYFSNQTKHKYIELCAQNVDINLSGAFTGDISAAMLKDLGVKYVLIGHSERRKYHKENTTYIAKKITTVKKIKLIPILCIGENQQDYDSGSTQLTCAYQIDSVINLTGIQAFKNTIIAYEPIWAIGNGINVCPKHVQSIHEFIRQRIALHDTHIAKQILIQYGGSVNLNNAIQLLEQKDVNGLLIGAASLNMNTFIQIIQTIEQYLQNKLY
- the pfkA gene encoding 6-phosphofructokinase — translated: MIKRIGVLTSGGDSPGMNAAIRGVVRTGLSEGLEVYGIYDGYLGLFQNRMILLNHCSVSDIINRGGTFLGSSRFPDFRKYTIREKVVRNIKKRNLDALVIIGGDGSYIGAKKLSDMGCPCIGLPGTIDNDVSGTDYTIGYFTALETIIEAIDRLRDTSSSHQRVSIVEVMGRYCGDLTIAAAIAGGCEFVVVPELKFEVQDLVNKVKFDIAKGKKHAIVAITEHICNVFDLAKYIEKKTGKETRATVLGYIQRGGKPVAYDRILGSRMGVYSVELLLQGCSGCCIGIQNEKLVYNDISSIIQQCVHRPFRQDFFRTAKRLF
- the gpsA gene encoding NAD(P)H-dependent glycerol-3-phosphate dehydrogenase produces the protein MCILSLAQKPIAITVIGAGAYGTAIAVALSKGGNAVVLWGHNSKHIEILKSNRSNPINLPNIPFPPLLYLEKSLSIALSVSKNILIAVPSYVFSCVLLKIKINLTDKIRVIIASKGLEPNTGRLLKDVVDDVLGNNVSFAIISGPTFARELAIGLPTAITLTSNDVDFSYDIQKLLFSVKNLRVYRNTDVVGVQVAGAVKNVIAIGVGISDGLGFGANARTALITRGLAEMSRLGVAMGATDSVFSGLAGLGDLVLTCIDNQSRNRRFGVLLGEGINIDQARKKIGQVIEGVYSAKAIHMLSIKHKVIMPITNQIYQILYENKNIYESVYELLRQTYVDEIEISS
- a CDS encoding ferredoxin--NADP(+) reductase, encoding MPTWIDGKIISITHWTNNLFSIVINAKTDKFIAGQFSKIGLKINNKIIQRAYSYINSPNSPNLEFYISKVISGKLTTLLYSLSSEDTILISKESYGQFTINTIPISNNYYFLWMIATGTGISPYLSILDSFDNRLNHFSKIILVHATKYSKNLNYLHKMHTLKKLYKKKLIIQTILSQEQTSHSLYGRIPILIENNTLEKSIGLYLNNKSHIMLCGNPHMILDTKTILYKKYGIKNCPKNKIKRITQERYW
- the cysE gene encoding serine O-acetyltransferase, which produces MVVNKIDMVWSNMIFEAKLLLNSEPLLMNFLYMFLLKHNSFKDALVYMLSTKLSNVDIKKNDLIGMLKNIYEDDNDIVISAAWDVYVIRLNDPSVSKYITPFLYFKGFHALQAYRIIHWLWNNNREELAMYFYNCISVIFNVDIHPAAKIGRGIMLDHATGVVIGETAVIENNVSIMQSVTLGSTGKIQGNRHPKIKQDVLIGAGAIVLGNIEIGCGAKIGAGSIVLHSVPPYSTVTGKSAQLVS